A genomic stretch from Procambarus clarkii isolate CNS0578487 chromosome 14, FALCON_Pclarkii_2.0, whole genome shotgun sequence includes:
- the SREBP gene encoding sterol regulatory element-binding protein 1 isoform X2 codes for MEDDVIIPDDFEEEDLLTQMNWPDLDLVDIKDLGIDWNESDVLSQGGTGSSINQASVSAPSNTSTPTHGNNSFNTTLNGTINSSSFLCNGDSFLNSSDFQDSKVSPQHQQLQQPQQQQLVVTSVSGVRQVAHVAPRIGQTSIINVPQTLVTSSGLNQAPQLQQLLTHQQIGVHQQQNTVTHIQPRTLQLHPQLQQVKIPQSIGKRVVTTGISQVIQQPSLIQQLVIPKAETLTTTSSGQCITVPHAVLYKTAPTLTTITTPIQNFDQATVVTGIPVMLDSDRVPLARVVSSASKAMIVPQKGEKRNSHNAIEKRYRSSINDKILELKNLVAGEEAKLHKSQILKKAIDYVRYLQTQNARLRTELNTYRMRDGNQKITDLLVGPYTPPPSDISSPARSPLSDSSLPPSPKSTKLEVKDEIPSPGTSPPYITMTPTMADSSRLLLCAMMFTVLVFNPTGFLSTHFAPSQSLSYDVPGRTILEMEPGESSFSFRSLLFSSFMVWMVNFAIIAVFLTRIFVYGEPVMRRKSTIAEHFWRHRKQADLDMAKGNYSSACQQYGLSLISIGRPLPSTLVEKVFSVMWQGIRQVLQRLYLGRWLAKHAGGLFLEPSVREEIQECMCEFSHVYHRLHKLHLMGHASDSSHLLGLYLALTAINLAECGGVAGGDMAEMLVTSALRAKESLPERCRILARVLVAQAKRRYSETDKASFSALGWLFTPSGKRFFVSHKWSYDAHRESMFSQLTDKADPLAYLLLLYREHLLERAITTLVNPGNKADDVCEENAHRRTQTSDVLEYIHLLNETYNGSGTSLGIFCRDEVCCWWGSLFEVVAHWLLGDDDQAESLYSTVENVPEALKISDDPLPMAVLYAARARRQHGHSSPSTVLRLCERAGSALSDSIHQASYKQPNSMVQSVQLIVVDWLLGVRTVVWEGECVADCDTLTVAPAHVLQGFQHDLALLRKLVQHIPGVLARVFLHEATLRMMAGASPARTQQLLDRSLRHRSNKSSVICGKDKNLNGFTGDREHATALMLACRHLPSPLLSSPGERAGMLAEAAKTLEKIGDKRRLQDCYTLMKSLGNGVSSYG; via the exons ATCTCCTGACGCAGATGAACTGGCCAGATCTAGACTTGGTGGacataaaggatttgggaatagatTGGAATGAAAGTGATGTTTTGTCTCAAGGAGGGACTGGGAGCAGTATAAACCAAGCGAGTGTGTCCGCCCCAAGCAACACCTCGACTCCCACTCATGGTAATAACAGCTTCAACACAACGCTCAACGGCACCATCAACAGCTCTAGCTTTCTGTGTAACGGTGATAGTTTCCTGAACAGCAGTGACTTTCAG GACTCAAAAGTATCTCCACAGCACCAACAACTGCAACAGCCGCAGCAGCAACAACTAGTGGTAACGTCAGTAAGTGGAGTTCGGCAGGTGGCACACGTTGCTCCCAGAATTGGTCAGACCTCGATTATCAATGTCCCTCAGACATTGGTGACTAGTAGTGGATTGAACCAAGCTCCACAGCTACAACAACTGCTCACCCATCAACAAATTGGTGTTCATCAGCAACAAAACACGGTTACCCACATTCAGCCTCGTACACTTCAGTTACACCCCCAACTCCAGCAAGTTAAAATACCTCAGTCTattggcaagagagttgtgaccacgGGGATTTCTCAAGTAATACAGCAGCCTTCATTGATACAACAGCTGGTGATACCCAAAGCAGAGACACTCACCACCACATCATCAGGGCAGTGCATTACCGTACCGCATGCTGTCTTGTATAAGACGGCACCCACCCTTACAACTATTACGACGCCCATTCAGAATTTTGACCAGGCTACAGTTGTCACGGGTATTCCAGTTATGTTGGATTCTGATCGTGTACCCCTGGCGAGAGTAGTTAGTTCTGCATCAAAAGCAATGATTGTGCCACAGAAGGGTGAGAAGCGAAATTCCCACAATGCTATTGAGAAGCGTTATAGAAGTTCCATTAACGACAAGATTTTGGAGCTCAAGAATCTAGTTGCAGGTGAAGAGGCAAAG CTTCACAAATCTCAAATTTTGAAAAAGGCAATTGATTACGTAAGGTACCTGCAGACTCAGAATGCTAGGTTAAGGACAGAGCTCAACACGTACCGAATGCGTGATGGAAACCAGAAGATAACTGATCTCTTAGTAGGGCCCTATACTCCTCCTCCATCGGATATTTCCTCGCCTGCTAGATCACCTCTCTCTGATTCTTCACTGCCTCCATCACCAAAATCAACAAAGTTGGAAGTAAAAGATgag ATACCATCACCTGGAACCAGTCCACCATACATAACAATGACTCCGACAATGGCGGATTCCTCCCGATTGCTGCTGTGTGCAATGATGTTCACTGTCCTCGTCTTCAACCCCACTGGTTTCTTGAGCACGCATTTTGCTCCGAGCCAGTCTCTGTCATACGACGTTCCTGGAAGAACTATTCTCGAGATGGAACCCGGAGAAA GCAGCTTTTCCTTCCGAAGCCTTCTGTTTTCTTCATTTATGGTGTGGATGGTTAATTTTGCCATCATCGCTGTATTTCTTACGAGGATATTTGTCTACGGAGAGCCAGTTATGAGGAGAAAGTCGACCATAGCTGAACATTTTTGGCGTCACCGCAAACAGGCAGATCTCGATATGGCCAAG GGTAACTATAGCAGTGCCTGTCAACAATATGGTTTATCCCTGATTTCAATTGGACGGCCCTTACCAAGTACTTTAGTAGAGAAGGTGTTTTCTGTCATGTGGCAAGGCATCCGGCAAGTTCTGCAACGCCTCTATTTGGGGCGTTGGCTTGCCAAGCATGCTGGTGGTCTTTTTCTAGAGCC GTCAGTTCGTGAAGAAATTCAGGAATGTATGTGCGAGTTTTCACACGTGTATCATAGACTGCACAAACTGCATCTCATGGGACACGCATCAGACTCTTCACATCTCCTTGGTCTCTATCTAGCCCTGACAGCCATCAACCTAGCAGAGTGTGGTGGGGTTGCGG GTGGAGACATGGCAGAAATGTTGGTAACATCTGCTCTCAGAGCTAAAGAATCTCTTCCGGAACGCTGCCGCATCTTGGCTCGTGTGTTGGTGGCACAGGCAAAACGCAGATATTCCGAGACTGACAAGGCTAGTTTTTCGGCTCTTGGCTGGTTGTTTACACCATCTGGCAAACGATTCTTTGTTTCACACAAGTGGTCGTATGATGCTCATAGAGAGTCCATGTTCAGCCAACTTACAGACAAGGCTGATCCATTGGCTTATCTGCTGCTGTTGTATAG AGAACATTTACTAGAGCGAGCAATAACAACCCTGGTGAACCCTGGCAATAAGGCAGATGATGTGTGTGAGGAAAATGCGCATCGTCGCACCCAAACTTCGGATGTATTAGAATACATCCATCTCTTGAATGAGACGTACAATGGCTCTGGAACTTCACTTGGTATTTTTTGTCGTGATGAG GTGTGCTGCTGGTGGGGTTCATTGTTTGAAGTTGTTGCACACTGGCTGCTGGGTGATGATGACCAAGCAGAATCCCTCTACTCCACAGTGGAGAATGTTCCCGAGGCTCTGAAAATTTCTGACGATCCTTTGCCAATGGCAGTGTTGTATGCTGCCAG AGCACGACGTCAGCATGGTCACAGTTCTCCGTCTACGGTCCTCCGTCTATGTGAGCGTGCTGGCTCTGCACTGAGTGACTCAATACATCAGGCTTCGTACAAGCAACCAAACTCAATGGTCCAG AGTGTTCAACTGATAGTGGTGGACTGGCTCCTTGGCGTGCGAACCGTCgtgtgggagggggagtgtgttGCCGACTGTGATACGTTGACAGTAGCACCAGCACACGTGCTTCAGGGATTCCAACATGATTTGGCCTTGCTGCGGAAACTTGTTCAGCATATTCCT GGTGTACTTGCTCGGGTATTCCTACACGAAGCAACTCTGCGAATGATGGCTGGTGCCTCACCTGCTAGAACACAACAGTTGCTGGATAGGTCACTGAGGCATAGATCCAACAAGTCATCTGTGATTTGTGGAAAAG ATAAGAACCTCAATGGTTTCACCGGCGATCGAGAACATGCTACGGCATTGATGTTGGCCTGCAGACACCTTCCATcgcctcttctttcttctccAGGTGAACGAGCAGGGATGCTGGCAGAAGCAGCCAAAACCCTTGAAAAAATAGGGGATAAAAGAAGACTTCAAGACTGTTACACTCTTATGAAGAGCCTTGGTAATGGAGTGTCTTCATATGGTTAA